One part of the Macaca mulatta isolate MMU2019108-1 chromosome 6, T2T-MMU8v2.0, whole genome shotgun sequence genome encodes these proteins:
- the CCNG1 gene encoding cyclin-G1 isoform X1: MIEVLTTTDSQKLLHQLNALLEQESRCQPKVCGLRLIESAHDNGLRMTARLRDFEVKDLLSLTQFFGFDTETFSLAVNLLDRFLSKMKVQPKHLGCVGLSCFYLAVKSIEEERNVPLATDLIRISQYRFTVSDLMRMEKIVLEKVCWKVKATTAFQFLQLYYSLLQENLPLERGNSINFERLEAQLKACHCRIIFSKAKPSVLALSIIALEIQAQKCIELTEGVECLQKHSKINGRDLTFWQELVSKCLTEYSSNKCSKPNVQKLKWIVSGRTARQLKHSYYRITHLPTIPEMVP; encoded by the exons atGATAGAGGTACTGACAACAACTGACTCTCAGAAACTGCTACACCAGCTGAATGCCCTGTTGGAACAGGAGTCTAGATGTCAGCCAAAGGTCTGTGGCTTGAGACTAATTGAGTCTGCACATGATAATGGCCTCAGAATGACTGCAAGACTAAGGGACTTTGAAGTAAAAGATCTTCTTAGTCTAACTCAGTTCTTTGGCTTCGACACAGAGACATTTTCTCTAGCTGTGAATTTACTGGACAGATTCCTGTCTAAAATGAAG gtaCAGCCCAAGCACCTTGGGTGTGTTGGACTGAGCTGCTTCTATCTGGCTGTAAAATCAATAGAAGAGGAAAGGAATGTCCCATTGGCAACTGACTTGATCCGAATAAGTCAATATAGGTTTACGGTTTCAGACTTGATGAGAATGGAAAAGATTGTATTGGAGAAGGTGTGTTGGAAAGTCAAAGCTACTACTGCTTTTCAATTTCTGCAACTGTATTATTCACTCCTTCAAGAGAACTTGCCACTTGAAAG gggAAATAGCATTAATTTTGAAAGACTAGAAGCTCAACTTAAGGCATGTCATTGCAGGATCATATTTTCTAAAGcaaag CCTTCTGTGTTAGCATTGTCTATCATTGCATTAGAGATCCAAGCACAGAAGTGTATAGAGTTAACAGAAGGAGTAGAATGTCTTCAGAAACATTCCAAG ATAAATGGCAGAGATTTGACCTTCTGGCAAGAGCTTGTATCCAAGTGTTTAACTGAATATTCATCAAACAAGTGTTCCAAACCAAATGTTCAGAAGTTGAAATGGATTGTTTCTGGGCGTACTGCACGGCAACTGAAGCATAGTTACTACAGAATAACTCACCTTCCAACAATTCCTGAAATGGTCCCTTAA
- the CCNG1 gene encoding cyclin-G1 isoform X2, with protein MIEVLTTTDSQKLLHQLNALLEQESRCQPKVCGLRLIESAHDNGLRMTARLRDFEVKDLLSLTQFFGFDTETFSLAVNLLDRFLSKMKVQPKHLGCVGLSCFYLAVKSIEEERNVPLATDLIRISQYRFTVSDLMRMEKIVLEKVCWKVKATTAFQFLQLYYSLLQENLPLERGNSINFERLEAQLKACHCRIIFSKAKPSVLALSIIALEIQAQKCIELTEGVECLQKHSKINGRDLTFWQELVSKCLTEYSSNKCSKPNVQKLKWIVSGRTALKWSLNWIITAPKNFAEAFLHNLVLWIP; from the exons atGATAGAGGTACTGACAACAACTGACTCTCAGAAACTGCTACACCAGCTGAATGCCCTGTTGGAACAGGAGTCTAGATGTCAGCCAAAGGTCTGTGGCTTGAGACTAATTGAGTCTGCACATGATAATGGCCTCAGAATGACTGCAAGACTAAGGGACTTTGAAGTAAAAGATCTTCTTAGTCTAACTCAGTTCTTTGGCTTCGACACAGAGACATTTTCTCTAGCTGTGAATTTACTGGACAGATTCCTGTCTAAAATGAAG gtaCAGCCCAAGCACCTTGGGTGTGTTGGACTGAGCTGCTTCTATCTGGCTGTAAAATCAATAGAAGAGGAAAGGAATGTCCCATTGGCAACTGACTTGATCCGAATAAGTCAATATAGGTTTACGGTTTCAGACTTGATGAGAATGGAAAAGATTGTATTGGAGAAGGTGTGTTGGAAAGTCAAAGCTACTACTGCTTTTCAATTTCTGCAACTGTATTATTCACTCCTTCAAGAGAACTTGCCACTTGAAAG gggAAATAGCATTAATTTTGAAAGACTAGAAGCTCAACTTAAGGCATGTCATTGCAGGATCATATTTTCTAAAGcaaag CCTTCTGTGTTAGCATTGTCTATCATTGCATTAGAGATCCAAGCACAGAAGTGTATAGAGTTAACAGAAGGAGTAGAATGTCTTCAGAAACATTCCAAG ATAAATGGCAGAGATTTGACCTTCTGGCAAGAGCTTGTATCCAAGTGTTTAACTGAATATTCATCAAACAAGTGTTCCAAACCAAATGTTCAGAAGTTGAAATGGATTGTTTCTGGGCGTACTGC CCTGAAATGGTCCCTTAACTG gATTATTACAGCACCAAAAAACTTCGCTGAAgcctttctccacaaccttgttCTATGGATTCCATAA
- the NUDCD2 gene encoding nudC domain-containing protein 2 isoform X2, with protein sequence MCMKSLEYSLGKLFDSTIADEGTWTLEDRKMVRIVLTKTKRDAANCWTSLLESEYAADPWVQDQMQRKLTLERFQKENPGFDFSGAEISGNYTKGGPDFSNLEK encoded by the exons ATGTGTATGAAGAGCTTGGAGTATTCACTG GGCAAACTCTTTGATTCTACAATAGCTGATGAGGGAACATGGACTTTGG agGATAGAAAAATGGTTCGTATTGTTCtcacaaagacaaagagagatgCAGCAAATTGTTGGACTTCTCTACTAGAATCTGAATATGCAGCGGATCCTTGGGTGCAAGACCAAATGCAGAGAAAGCTTACATTAGAGAGATTCCAAAAAGAA aaTCCTGGTTTTGACTTCAGTGGAGCAGAAATCTCAGGAAACTACACTAAAGGTGGACCAGATTTCTCAAACCTTGAGAAAtaa
- the NUDCD2 gene encoding nudC domain-containing protein 2 isoform X1, which produces MSAPFEERSGVVPCGTPWGQWYQTLEEVFIEVQVPPGTRAQDIQCGLQSRHVALSVGGREILKGKLFDSTIADEGTWTLEDRKMVRIVLTKTKRDAANCWTSLLESEYAADPWVQDQMQRKLTLERFQKENPGFDFSGAEISGNYTKGGPDFSNLEK; this is translated from the exons ATGTCGGCCCCGTTTGAGGAGCGGAGTGGGGTGGTTCCGTGCGGGACCCCGTGGGGCCAGTGGTACCAGACCCTGGAGGAGGTGTTCATTGAAGTTCAGGTGCCTCCAGGCACGCGCGCCCAGGATATCCAGTGCGGCCTGCAGAGCCGGCATGTGGCGCTGTCGGTGGGCGGCCGCGAGATCCTCAAG GGCAAACTCTTTGATTCTACAATAGCTGATGAGGGAACATGGACTTTGG agGATAGAAAAATGGTTCGTATTGTTCtcacaaagacaaagagagatgCAGCAAATTGTTGGACTTCTCTACTAGAATCTGAATATGCAGCGGATCCTTGGGTGCAAGACCAAATGCAGAGAAAGCTTACATTAGAGAGATTCCAAAAAGAA aaTCCTGGTTTTGACTTCAGTGGAGCAGAAATCTCAGGAAACTACACTAAAGGTGGACCAGATTTCTCAAACCTTGAGAAAtaa